The window GTTCTCAGTTCGTCAACACGCCGCCTCGCTTGACCCTCCGGTCCAGGTCGTCTAACGGCCATTTCAGGCATGAAAATAGACGACCACCTCCCTATTAAAGAGATGGTCGCCCTTGACACTAGCCGTTTCACATCAGCGCAATACCGTCACCTTTGTGGCTGCAGTGTGCCTATCCCACGTTGCCCGAATCCAGTAAATTCCCGCAGACAGGGGGTTGCCTAAATCGTCGCAGCCATTCCAGTAGACGGATGCCTGGCCGCCAGCCCCCTGCCTGAGATTTAGGGTTGCGCGATTACGACCGACAATGTCCACGACCTCAACCCTGAATGACCGGAGCGTGCTGCTGGGTGTTTCGGCTTGGAGCGTAATCTTGCAGCCGCCGGCGGCGATCACCGAGGGTGAAACTTGAAGACGGCGCGATTGAGCAATCTGCACCGGTTCCACTGATGACGGATCCAGATACGTGATGTTAGGAAGAACATTAAGTGTGTCTTCATTGAAACCGATCAGGTCCTTGCCGGGATGCTCGTCAATGTCTGTAATTTCCAAATCACGCAAGACTACATGAATTACCTGGGTTTCCTCAAAGGATCCAGACCCATCCCCAGCTGCAATAACGCCCCATTGCCCCGGACCATACATTGTAAATGCTAAATCCGTTTCATAGTCATCATTTAAGTCATCAAGCCCAATCCAATAAGACACAATTGAGTTAGTAAATGTCACTCCGGGAGCAAATCCACCGTCACCTGTATTTATTAAAGTCCTGAGGCTCCCGGGCCCACCACTCATTCCAATATCGAGCAAGTTATCTTCGTTTAAATGCGCAATATCCATTCCTGGGAAGTTATCATAAAAATGGCCATCTTCTTCGCGAATAACCCACTCGACTGACTCAGGGAATTGGCGACTTCCGAGATTTCTCAGCAAGGCAATGGCTCGATCCTGCAGGCAGTCGTAGTGACTGCCAACAACGCTTACGACAATATCTTTAAGCCCATCGCCAGTGACGTCGGCAACTTTCAACTCCGTTGCATACGTGTCATCCCCCCACATGCACCCCGGATCGATTTGGCACTCGTAGGCATCTGGAATTGGATCAAACCCATTGCCGTTTCCCCAGAAAATGATGATGCTCTCAATAACTTCAACAGTGACAAATCCAAATGCAATAACATCTTTGTTTCCATCAGAATCGAGATCAGCAATTCGGGCCAACCTCAACCCACCATCAAATGAGATGGCCACGGGTGGTTCAAATAACCCGTCGCCCTCATTTAAATATACAAGCATGTCATCAGGATGGCCGCCGGCTGTTATGATATCATCACCTCCATAGTCATCGATATCACCAGCTGCAATGTCATAGTAAAGACCTGGATAGGTTGCTGCCAACTGAAAGTGACCGTCACCCAAACCGTATAACACTCTTACATTGAGATCCGGGGTCAGATAAGCCGCATCGAGTAACGTGTCGGGATTGAAATATCCCAGCGCCAACTGTATGGGCTCCTCAGGAAGAACCGTCTTGATCGGATCCCCGAACCAGTCTTCAGCCAATAACGGCCTACACAAACTGGCAATCCCCAGAATCAAAATCGCAAGCAACAGGTGAGCACCGGATCGCCTCCAAGACCTGCTCTCGATCCTCATAACCGTCACCCCCCTCGGTTGGAAGACGCAGGATTACCGCAATATCGTTACCTTGGTCGCCGCGATTTGCTCATTCTGGGACGCACGGATCCAATAGATCCCAGCAGGCAAAGGGTGGCCGGAATCGTTGCAGCCATCCCAATGAGCGAATGCCGTTCCATCGGTGCTCTGTTTGAGATTCAAGGTCGCGCGACTGCGGCCGAGAATGTCAACGATCTCGACACTACTGTGCTGATGCGGGCTGGTTGATGCTCCGGTAAAAAGTGTAATGTCGCAACCGCTCCCGATAACCACCGAGGGCGAGACCTGAAGAAGATGGGATTTGGCAATCTGAGTTTGTTCCACCGATGACGGATCGAGATAGGTTATGTTGGGATAGACAGTGAGCGTGTCCTCAAAGAATCCGACAACTTCATGACCAGGATGTGTATCAATGTCTGCCATCTCAACATCGCGAAGAACGGAGTACAGCATTTGGACATGTTCCATTCCACCCGCTCCGTCCCCTCGAGCTATTGCAGATAGACCGCCGGCGAAATGTGACCAGGCAAGATCTGTCAATCCGTCACGATTGAGATCTCCCAGATCCATATAATAACCCGGTATTGTATCGAGTCCCTGGCCTTCAACAAGTTGACCATCTCCCAGATTTATAAATGTCCTAAAGTCAGGCTCCGGATCTCCATTTAGACCTAAATCGAGAAGATTATCTGCATCGAGATAGCCGAGATCAAAGTCTCTGTATTTACAATTGTTGGGACAGACCCCAGGTTCCCGCAAAATCCATTCGACGGATTCCGAGAATTGACGATCGCCCACACTGCGCAGCAAGCCGATGCCCATGTCGTTGAGGCAGTCATAGTGAGAGCCAAATGCACATACGAGAACGTCATTAAGAGAATCCCCAGTGAAATCTGCGACTTTCAACTCCTTCGCATCAGTGTCATCCCCCCACATGCACCCCGGATCGATTTGGCATTCGTAGAAATCTGGATTTGGATCAATACCATCGCCGGTTCCCCAATAGATGATGATGCTTTCGATATAGTCAGGAGGTAGTATTCCGAAGCAGACAAGATCATTATCATTGTCAGAATCCAAGTCCGCCACTCGGATGAGATTCAGTTCAACATCTAGTAGAATGATCAACGGAGGCTCAAAGGAACCGTAGCCATCGCTGAGATAGATCAGCATACTTCCTTCTTCTGTGTCAGCGGTAACGATATCGTCACCGGCGTAGTGATCAAGATCCCCCGCCGCGACATCCTTGATTCCTCCCGCATAAGGGGCGGTGGATGAAAAATGACCATTTCCCAAATTATGAAGGATATAGAGGTGCCGAGTGAGGGTCTGATAGGCCACATCCAATAGGCTATCCTGATCGAAATATCCGAAGGCAAGATTTCTTGGTTCTTCAGGAAGAATCGTCTTGATCGGATCCCCGAACCAGTCTTCGGCTACCACCGGCCTGCTCGATATGAGTATCCCCAGAATCAAAATCGCAAGCCACAGGTGAGCACCGGATCGCCCCCAAGACCCGCTTTCGGTCCTCATAACTGTCACCCCCTTAATATCAGGCACCTTTAGATACCATAATTATACACCTGTCTACCGAATCAGGACAAGCTTCTCGGTTAACTCAAACCGCCCGGCCTTATAGCGGGCAAAATAGACACCTGCCGGAACCTTATGCCCGCCATCGGATTGTCCGTCCCAAGGCAAGGAATAGACTCCCGGATCCAGTATCCGATTTTCGAGCGTTCTCACTTTCCTTCCTGATGTATCGTAGATATCGAGCGATATTCGTGTTCTAAACGGCACACGGAAGGTCAGAATTTTTTGACCCTTGAAGGGATTGGGGCCCTCTGGAAGGAAGGCAGCCCCATGGCCAGGGAGGATTTCTTCCGGCCCATCCGGGTGTTGTATTCGGTACAAGACTCCGCTCTCTGTATTCCCAGTCCGCCTCGAATCATGAGCCGCACTCCCCCAGAGTACATCATCGCTGGACGTCAGGCTGGGCAGGTTGTAGACATGAACGTAGTCGCCCACCGGAACAATCATTTCAAAATAGCCGTCATTGTCAGGGTCGGCAATGATCGGTGTCCCCGGATTTTCCGGATAGACTATGGGCCAACCGCTTTCAGGTTCACATTCAAAGCAATGAGATTCAGAATCCCAAATTGCCTCCCAGCAGAAGAGTCCTCCCTGCATGGAAGGCACGAGAATTTCGATCCGGCCATCGTCGTCAATATCTGCCAGTAATGGTGAGCCTTGGGTCACCGCATTGTTAAGATATCTGCGTCCGGGAAGAGGGATAGAATCCAGACAGGTCGTGATGTGATCTTCTCCATCATAAACCCAGAGCAAGGTAACCTTGGTGATCGGATCGTAAGTAATGATACTGTCTTTATCAGCCTGGCGCGAAATGACAACCTCAAGGGTGTCGGAACTACCTCCCAAATCCCCCAAGCTCGGCTGAGAAGGGCGCTCGAAGATCACCAAGCTATCTACACCGCTCCCACGGTAGAACCAGAAATCGCCCAGGGGGTCTCCCGAATTTCCATCAATTGTCTGGACGGGATACCATTGCACATTCCGTGCAGCGAAGACAACATCAAGGTAGGTATTGCCGTTGCTGTACACGTGGCCTAGGGCTGGAGTGGAAAGAGGACAACCCGGACAACCAACATAATGAGGATCCCAAAGACTATCCGGACCAGCCGGACAACCGGTAGTATCGGAATCCCAGGCATATACGTAACCGGAAGGAAGCGGCTGAATGATATCAAGCTCACCATCCTCATTGAGATCAGCCACTCCAACTCCTGCATAATTGCCCCAATTATAAGTATCCCCTTGAGGAGCATCGGCAAAGAGACCATTTGTATTGTTGCACCAGTAGGTCTCTCCGTCCTCCCGGAAGACAAATAGGCTACCGCCGTCGCACCCATTGAGAATGATCTCCAAATTGTCGTCGTCGTCCAGATCGGCCAGTGTTGGAGTCGATCGCGCATGGACTCTGGCAGACCAGAGCCGATCCCCATCGGAGTCAATGACCAAGAGGGAGTCATCACCGAAACATCCTACAATTTCGTCTTTGCCATCATGATCAATGTCACCGGCGGCTAGATCTCCGTGAAACTCAAAGTTGGGTTGATCAAACTCGCTGTCATCTGGAATCGGGTCATACAGCGTTCCATCGCCCCCATAAGCCGGCGTCCCGTTTAGATTCCAAGCAGATATCACACGCCCGCCGACGATGATCTCCAATGAGGATTCACGATCAATGTCAGCGAGTACGACTGACGTGACGCACCCTTTGGGGACGCGAATCGGCCAGCCTGACCTGTCTTGGAGAGTGGTCAGTTCAGAACCCGCCCAGGTTATCGGCCCCTCATACAGACCATTGGTTACGGCCGAGACACCGTAGGTGTAGGAAAGGGGATTACCCGCCCCGTCCTTGTATTCAAGGTCATTCAATTGAAGCACAAAGGTATCGATGAGAAGCTCACCGGTGACACGCCGCACGACGGTCGCAGAATCGCGATAGACATAATAACCTAGAATATTGCCTTCACCAGGAGCTTCATCCCACCTAACCCTCAAGCCGCCATTCATCGGCTCGACATCTATATCCGGAACTTCGACCCAGTAGTCGTTCAGAGGCCAGGGATCCAGATTTTCCCAAACACCCAGCGTGTCCATATCCCCATCAACTTCACGAGCAGCTGTCAGAGAAGTGATTCTGAATGTACGTTCATCATCACAGAAGAGAAATTCGCCGTGGGTCCAATCTTCCTCGCCTGCTTCCAAATCCAGCCACAGTGTATCCTTGTAAACTGAGATATTTGCACCGGTGGCCTCGAGGGTCAGAAGAAGATCACCTGTTGCGGCATCCCCGCGATTCCACACCCTGGGCCGCGCGCCAAATTCCTCAGCAGTATAGCCACAGTCCCATAGACCGTCGAGGCTGTCGATTTCGACGCAATTCAAGACCAGGTCGGGAGTATGGATTGTCGTGTAGAAATCACTGAATGTGGGATCCGTATTGCTGCCTGGAGGATTTGATTGAACACTCATATTTAGACGCCAATCGGTAGGCATCCCCGGCTTTATTCGGAACTGGAATTCGACACTTGTCGTATCAATCCCATCGATAAACGAGACGGTGTCATAGGCGGCCGAGTCCGCGGTGACTTCGATCCAATTCTGCGCCTGGGCATTAAAAAGCAGCGTGTCGTCGGTTGCATCACCAACGAAGTCGAATTCCAGCACGTCAAGCGATCCCCAAGTTGTCAGTGACACCTCGTCGCTGCCGTCTATGCCTTCATAGACCACATCTATACCCCCCTCGGTTATGAACACCCCGGAGAAGGAATCGCCGATATCCGGCGTGTCATAATGAGCAACAACGTTGTAGGTGAAGGTCGTATCCCGCCAGATGTAAATGGCGCCGGTGTTGTTCATGTAATTCGGTTCCAATTCAGGCCGGAATGCATATTCATTCATGATAAGGGAGAAAGTGTCGAGCTCCGCGGGGGGATTGTATTTATCCTTGCCAATAAAGATGAGGTCGGGATTGTATTCGGAATTAATCAACATTGAAGTCTTTATCCTGGGGCTAATCCCCAGGAGCGCCTTGCCGGCCGAACTTGTTGAAAGGGTAGGGTTATGGAGGTACACCGTAAGGTCCACTAGATCGCCGGGCTCAAGAAAATCCGCCTTGGTACTTGAATCGGGCAAGTCCGAGAATTCGTGAGAGTCGTAAATGAGCGGGATAGCGAGAACTTGCGGATGATTTCCAGGCATGCCGATTTCTGGAAGTATTTGAATCATCTTGGGGATGACGTTGGGTGCAGACGCCCAGATCGTGAGGGTGTCGCTGATATCCAGCAATTGCAGGGCAGGAAATATCGCTTCACCATTTTCATCTGTCCGGCCAATGACATAGAGATCATTCTTACTCAGGCAGACACGGGCATTCTCGACTGGCGTCGCGCCGATCTTGACAATTATCGTGTCCGGCACTGTTGAAGGGTGGCTGGGAAAAGTCTCCATGGATGAGGTTAGAGTCAGCGTATCGGGAACCGCACTCCAGGCAAGCATACTGGGATCTCCAAAGAGATGGCAAAGAAGACGGGAATATCGGTTGAATGAAGTTGGACTATCATTGTCTAAATGAGCATTGTAGAGGCTGACCCCCGTGGGAAGAGAATGCGCCAGGATATAATCGAAGTACTGCAGCGCGGTAGCGGGTTGATTTTCGCTGTCTTCCCTCCATCCTGTTAGCGACGAGCCTCCCCACATAGAGACAGCTCCGCCGTCGGGATCTCGGACCAAGGTTTCCACCACGGAATCCTCATCCAGACGGGCAACGCTACAACCACGCGAGGCGCCAACGAAATATGAGGGCCCATTACTCATAGTCGATAGCAACTCGCGAGTTGGGCCAATGAAAATATTACTGGTTTTGTAATCATCGAAACAGACGTCGATCCAGGATAAACAGCCGTTCTCCGTGCAACCTGCACCGACATTTTGTAGGCAATCGTCTATCAGAGGTTTTGTTAAAGCACCATTTGATGGACCACCCAATCCATGCGCTCCTGAGTGTTCCATGTGAAAGAATATTGCTGCATTCGCATTCAAATAATCTCTGACATTGGCCGCTGTGAATCCAGGCTCCGAAGGGTATGTGTCGAATGCGTCCTTAATGTCCTTATAACATTCCAGAGATGTGCCGCCGCAGCTTGCCGTAGTGCCGAGATCAGGATAGAGCTGCACAGTAGAAAAGGAAGGGCTCACTTCATCCAAGATATTTCTCTTTATTGCCTCAGCTTGACGAATCCCGCTGTGCCACCACTTATAACTATCATCAGTTGCTAAGTCCCAAGCACTATAGTTCGTAAGTCCCGCTGCAAGCACCGCTTTTGTGTAAAAGCTATCTGGAGGTGTGTCCAGGCCTAAGCCCGGAACTCGCTCATAGGTCTGGAGCTTCTCGATGATTGCAGTAGCTTCTAGGGAATCTCTGGCAGGAATCCGTCCAATCCAGAGCTCAGGATAAACATCAACCGCATAGGTCCAACTGTAGAAACCGTTATTGTCTTGATCCCAATCCGAGTCTAGACCCGCATAGTACCAATCGCTCGAGGGATCTTGACCATCTTCTCCGGCATAGGGCATCTCATACAGAGATGTTCTTGAAGGAACGACCTCTACATCTCCCCCGAGAATTACAAAATCGGTTCCCCAGAGTGAATAGGCTTCCTTGAGAAACTCACGGATTCGTTCGGGATCATCTCCTCCTGAATAATTCTCTCGAATCCAACTGAGTGACCTCACAACTGTCGGGATCCCTGTTACAGTCCGCCAATCCGCCCAGACCTGAAAAGCTCTGGTCATGTCACCATCAAATGACGTTCCATCTGTCCATGTATTCTCGGTCAGGATGACCATATCTACGGGAGAGCCCTGCAATGAGGGTTTCTCCGTCGGATCGAAACCGGCAGCGGCCGCAGTCTCTGCAACTGCTGCATGGAAGTTTGGCTCCTCGGAGCCAAGGTCAGGATAAAATCCTTCAAACTCCTCGGAATTCAATACGTTTTCACGGGCCCAATCAACCTCCCATCGGCCGCGTGAGAAACGGCGCTCGGGGCGGAGTCTTGGGGGAGCGCCTTCATCATCCGAAATAGAGGTCAGATTTACGGCGACCTCGAGGGTTTGATAAAGATATAGCTCGCCGTTGTTCGCCCGCCATTCAAGAGGGAAGGCGGCGAAGGAGGCCAGGGAGAGTTCCCGATATCCCTCGTTGGTGCCGAGGATTTCAAAACGCGGCGGGAATGATCCACCCGGGCCGTAGTAGGTCGGACTCGGTTCCCATCCCTCATTCTCTTCAGTCGAAGGAACCGGCCGGGGTAAGATGTCATCCGCAATGAGAATGGGATCGCGCGGCAAAACCGTGAGCGAGGTTACGCGCATGCGGGAGGGTAATAAAATTGTCTTGTTGAGAACGGGCAACATCGGGCAGCCGTCCCAATCGGGATCTCTGAATGAGGGGAGTCCTTCATAGGTCACAGCGCTGTAGTCAGAATCGGCGAGGTGTTGAATGTGCACTTTGGAAGAATCCATCTCGAAGGAGAAGGTGAGCAATGCTGGTTGGTTTCCGGGTGAGATCCTTCCGGCAGACAGATGGGTGCTGCCTGCAAAGAGGCAGAACAAAAGTAATATTCCGAGCATTGAATACCAGGCAAGCCGATTCATCCAAGTCGCGGCCATTTTCACCTCCCATATTCAAGACATGCGGTCCCTCGGATGGCCCATCCGGACCAATCCTGTCTCACATTCGTGGTTTGTAGCTGACCGAAAGTACCTGGCTCGGGTATGAGAAGACGAGGGTTTGGCAAGAAAGGCTGGCAGAGGTTGGTTCTTCAGAAGGAAGATGCCGGAAAGGCGGGCTAGAGCGCCCCCCCCCCCCCCGCGTGGGCTGGAGGGCTTGATCAATGCAAAGGACATCCAATTCGCCAGAAAGGAGGCGGCACAGAAAGCAGATCTCTGACTCAAGACCATTAGCATAATTTGCCCAACAAATAGATAATACTCATCCCAAGCCGATTGCAGAACAGTCAGTTACAAGCATGACTATAATATCAGAATGTGACTTACAGGTCAAGATGCGGTTTCCAAAAATGTGACGTGAATGATTTTGTTACTCAAGACGGTCGGATAAATTGGGCGCAAAAGGCCCATCGCGCATGTCACTTATAAATTCGACAATGCAGAATCCCCGTCGCCGACACGAACCGACAGCGGTTCATCGCATCAAGACGCACCGCGCCGATACCGACCCTGTCTCGCCGCTCGCCTTGATCCAATAGATACCGTTGGGACAAGCCGTCCCATCTGATTTCCGGCCATTCCATGAAAGATCCCGTGATCCCGTTGCGGCCGGTCCATCATAGATCTGCGCGACACGCTGTCCGGCAATATTGAAAATATCGATTTGTACATTCTGTGCTTGTGGGAGCTCAAGACGTAGAGTGAGGTGCGAACTGAACGGTGTCGGATGCGGGGAGAGACTTAGACCGTTAAAGAGTTGTTGCGCCGGATCATCCACCTCGCTCGCCGGCGCCAATTCACAATATTCCACCCCTTCCACATTTCCATTGCCGTTCCCGGCCGGCGCCTGGGCGATCAGAGCTCCGCCGTCTTGTGTTTCATAACCCAAGGCCGCGAGCCAGAAAGTCTCGGGTATCCCGCCGGGATAGAGGGCGTCGAGATTCAATGTTCCCTCAAGCACCGCTCCCTGGGCGAGTCCGTAAGAGACGCCGCTTTGCACCGATTGCGCGGCGTCAAACCAGCCGATCCATCCATTGCCGTCCTCGGCGGCGAGGAAGTAATCCCATTCTCTCACCGAGCCGGACTTCGCCCAGGGAGCATTGACAACAGACGACGTGTCGGTCAGTACCATCAGAAAATGATCCAGATCGGCCGTCGCGCCGATCCCCTCCGTGGCGAGATAAAGAATATTGTCTTCCCGGGCTCCCCACAGGGAGAGGCCGCCGCCGGAAGCCAGCAGCGCTACGCCGTCATCCAGCGATCCGTCCATGACGTAACCGCCTGAGGCGTCTTCGCCGACATAGACATGCTGGATTGGTGTGCGCTTGATATTCCCAAGGTTGTCTTCGGCTTCAACATAGTAATCGAGCAGCGTCTCGGCATAGCCGGTGAGCTGGAGCCAATATTCATCAGCGATATAATCGGGCAACACGGTGAAATCGATCCCGGGAATGTCCCAGGGCTCGCCGATCGGGAAATCGCGATAGGTCATCGGAAGCGCCGTCCATGCGCCGGTCTCCGCGCCCCCCGCGAATGTTTCGTTGTCATGCGACTCAGGATCGTTCCAGCCGTCGAGATCCTCACGGATCATCAGCTCGATCCTGGCGAGACCCGAGACATCATACGCAAAAGTCCAAATATGAAAGTCGGATGACATCGGCGCGCCGGCGCCGCCGGGATATCCCCACAGCGCGCCCCCGCCGGATCCGCCGGGATTCCAAGGCAATCTCTGCGGCAACCAGATCGTCGGCGCCGTGCCGTCGGATCCGCCCGCGATGACCGCATCGGCTGCGGTGACGGCGTTGTTACAAGCCAGCGTCGCCTTGATCTCCATATCGATCGAACTGCCATAGTACATATAGCCGCTCTCGTAGCCGGCCAGCAGATGATGCCAGGCCCGCTCCGCATTATTGGCTCCCGTGGGATTCACAATCTTTTCCGGATCAACGCCGCCCAGGATCTGCTCGGCCGTCTCCACACGATTCTGCGCCGCGGTGAGGACGGCCCAATTGCGTTCATCCTCGGCCCAGCCGCTGGGGATATCAAAGGCGCCGGACGGATCGACGAGGGGCCAATTCCAATTGATATACTGCGGGCTGCCGAAATCGCCATCGGCATTAACCCATCCGCCGTCTTCAATGTGCACGATATCATCAGCCGGCACGGGGTGGTCTTGGAGATACTGCGCCACGACCGTCGGTGTATAACCGGCCGAGGCGGCTTGGTGCGAAAACTGCGGTACGCTTTCGTAATAGTAGCTGTAACCTCCCGCCCAATGATTATCACCGTCATGCGCGAAGAGCACGAGCATCGGTTGATTCGGATTGTTGCTCGACGCCATCGCGTCGATCGAACCCGTCCCGAACATCCCCGAGCCTTCCTCCCACCCCATAGCGTTCGCCGCCGGAATCACCACGATTTGTGAAACCTCCCCAGTCAGCGGATCCACCGCTTCGGCCTGATGCGGTGTGAACCCGAACGGATAAGGCACCTTCAGCGTGACCCCGCGGGAAATATAATGACTTGTATAATCGTTCTGCGCCGGATTGATCTTATCGGCCGCATTGGGCGGATCGCAGTTGTCTTCATTGGCGGCGTAGGGGTAATTAGCGCAGGCGCGCGCGATATGGACATCCGGCACAATCACCCATTCCAAACCCGCCTCGACCAGGGCGGGGATCAACCGTTCGCTGAAACACATCTCGGCGGGGAAGAATCCCTTCGAATAATCATTATCCCCCCAGGCCGTGTCGTAAATCGCCTTGGCGCAGGCCAGCTCTTTGCGCACCGCGTTTTCATCCATGAGGGCGTTGATGCCGTGGTGATGGCCGACGACCACCATATCCATCCGCCGCTTCCCGCCGGATGTCGTCCAGCCGCGCGCCTCGCGAAAATTCGCGGACCAGTTCGATGCGTAACGCCCGCCGTTCCATCCGGCATCGCCGAGGCTTTTTATATTTTCGATCAGGGCGCCGGCGAAGGAAACCTGTGCGCCGGCCTCGGGAAGATCGAGCATCGAATTCACCGCGTCGCGGGGCGACCATTGATAGGCGGCAACGCGGTCATCAACGTTAAAGATTGAGAAAACATCACTCTCGCTATGCCCGAGGGCGATCGTTTCATAGGCCGTCTCATAACGGCCGGGCGTCCAGGTGCTGTTATCGGGCCAGTAAATCGGCTGATGCATGTGCCAAAGATAACTCGTGTGAACGCCGGTCGACGCGGCGGAGCCGTCTATAAATCCGCTCAGGAGGCCGCAGAGAGCGCTGATGAGAAGGGTGACAATGAGAAGGGTCCCGCGGCTTCGAATCATTATTCCTCCGGTGTGGTTCTTGGTTGCGACTTCTATTGTATCACTCTATGCGCCGGGGTTCCCCCACTACTCACACCCCCCTCTCTCTGGTATAATTAGCGTGACGGGGTTTAATCTGGAAACTGCCGGACCCACACCCCAATCCTTTTGCATTACAACGAGTTAGCCGGATTCAATCCCGGGCGCATCCCCAGGATCCCAAGGAGGACCCTTCATGACATCCGTCATCCGCCGTATCAGACACGTGGCACCGATCCTCGCACCGATCCTTCTGGCCATATTGGCCTCTTTTGCCGTCTTTGGAGGCCCGGCCGGCGCCGCGCCGCTGGACGCCACCGGCGATCTGGACTCCTACCGGTCCATCGATGTTAAAGCTCTCGATCCGGTCTTCGACGGCGCCGCCGAGGGGACCTCGGGTGACCTGATGGCTTTCTTCTACAATCAGGAGCAGGAATGGCTTCTCTTCCGGGTCGGGTTGTTCGAGATGATTCAGGAAGGGCGGAACCGTTTTGCCCAGGATCAAACCCGCGTTTATATTCTTCTCGATTATAGGGACGGCGGAACCCGTCTTCTCCCCGCAGGGGTGGCCGGTTCGGCGCCGATTTCCTGGGATGAGGCGCTCTGCCTCGATTATCTTGATTCCCAAGGGGCGCAACCCCGCGCACGCTATTTCACGGCGGATGGAAGCGAAGCCGGATCGAGCCTCATCCGGAAAATCCACGCCACGCCTTCGCTTGGAACACTGGAAGCCTCCATTCACCTCCCGGCCGCTTTTATACAAGCGACCGACAGGATCGCCGGCGGGCGCTCCTATGCAGAGATCGCCGAAACCGACGCGACACCGGTCGACTTTTATATCTTCACGACCGACGGCCGTGTTGTTCTCGATGATATCGAAACATCACAGGACACCCGCCTCACCGCTCACAATGTCGCCTTTGTACAACATGGCAACCAGGGCCTGACATGGAGCACGGTCTTCCGCGGGGAACGCGGGGAAACACCCGGTATGGAATGCGATCCAGCCAATCCGGATGACGGATTCGACGAGATCATGGCGGTGCATGAATGTTACAGTATCCCCTGCAACTTCCATCTCGCCGCGACGCTGCAGACCTCGGCTGAATGGCATGATCC is drawn from Candidatus Eisenbacteria bacterium and contains these coding sequences:
- a CDS encoding T9SS type A sorting domain-containing protein; this translates as MIRSRGTLLIVTLLISALCGLLSGFIDGSAASTGVHTSYLWHMHQPIYWPDNSTWTPGRYETAYETIALGHSESDVFSIFNVDDRVAAYQWSPRDAVNSMLDLPEAGAQVSFAGALIENIKSLGDAGWNGGRYASNWSANFREARGWTTSGGKRRMDMVVVGHHHGINALMDENAVRKELACAKAIYDTAWGDNDYSKGFFPAEMCFSERLIPALVEAGLEWVIVPDVHIARACANYPYAANEDNCDPPNAADKINPAQNDYTSHYISRGVTLKVPYPFGFTPHQAEAVDPLTGEVSQIVVIPAANAMGWEEGSGMFGTGSIDAMASSNNPNQPMLVLFAHDGDNHWAGGYSYYYESVPQFSHQAASAGYTPTVVAQYLQDHPVPADDIVHIEDGGWVNADGDFGSPQYINWNWPLVDPSGAFDIPSGWAEDERNWAVLTAAQNRVETAEQILGGVDPEKIVNPTGANNAERAWHHLLAGYESGYMYYGSSIDMEIKATLACNNAVTAADAVIAGGSDGTAPTIWLPQRLPWNPGGSGGGALWGYPGGAGAPMSSDFHIWTFAYDVSGLARIELMIREDLDGWNDPESHDNETFAGGAETGAWTALPMTYRDFPIGEPWDIPGIDFTVLPDYIADEYWLQLTGYAETLLDYYVEAEDNLGNIKRTPIQHVYVGEDASGGYVMDGSLDDGVALLASGGGLSLWGAREDNILYLATEGIGATADLDHFLMVLTDTSSVVNAPWAKSGSVREWDYFLAAEDGNGWIGWFDAAQSVQSGVSYGLAQGAVLEGTLNLDALYPGGIPETFWLAALGYETQDGGALIAQAPAGNGNGNVEGVEYCELAPASEVDDPAQQLFNGLSLSPHPTPFSSHLTLRLELPQAQNVQIDIFNIAGQRVAQIYDGPAATGSRDLSWNGRKSDGTACPNGIYWIKASGETGSVSARCVLMR